A section of the Pseudomonas prosekii genome encodes:
- the rapZ gene encoding RNase adapter RapZ has product MRLIIVSGRSGSGKSTALNVLEDSGFYCIDNLPAGLLPELAERALIHTELAQPLVAVSIDARNLPSHLSRFPELLEEVRSRHIQCDVLYLDADEETLLKRFSETRRRHPLSNANRSLAEAIADETKLLEPIADLADLKLNTTNLNLYQLRDTLKLRLLNQPEPGTAFLVESFGFKRGMPVDADLVFDVRCLPNPYWKPELRAQSGLDLPVAEYLAAQPDVEEMFQDIYNYLFKWLPRFAASNRAYVTVAIGCTGGHHRSVYLTERLGQALQQSLKNVQVRHRDLS; this is encoded by the coding sequence ATGCGCTTGATCATTGTCAGCGGCCGCTCCGGCTCAGGTAAAAGTACCGCGCTCAATGTCCTTGAGGACAGCGGCTTCTATTGCATCGACAACCTGCCTGCCGGGTTGCTGCCGGAATTGGCTGAACGCGCGTTGATTCATACCGAACTCGCGCAACCGCTGGTCGCGGTGTCCATCGACGCGCGCAACCTGCCGAGCCATTTGTCGCGATTCCCCGAACTGCTCGAAGAAGTCCGCAGTCGGCATATCCAGTGCGACGTGCTGTATCTGGACGCCGACGAAGAAACCCTGCTCAAGCGTTTCTCCGAAACTCGTCGCCGCCACCCGCTGAGCAATGCCAATCGCTCGCTGGCCGAGGCGATAGCTGACGAGACCAAACTGCTCGAGCCGATCGCCGACCTGGCTGATCTGAAACTCAACACCACCAACCTGAACCTTTACCAGCTGCGCGATACGCTGAAGCTGCGTCTGCTCAATCAGCCTGAGCCGGGCACCGCGTTTCTGGTCGAGTCGTTTGGCTTCAAGCGCGGCATGCCGGTCGATGCCGATCTGGTATTCGACGTGCGTTGCCTGCCCAATCCGTACTGGAAACCGGAGCTGCGCGCGCAGTCCGGGCTCGATCTGCCAGTGGCCGAGTACCTTGCGGCCCAGCCGGACGTCGAAGAGATGTTCCAGGATATTTACAACTATCTGTTCAAGTGGCTGCCGCGTTTCGCTGCCAGCAACCGCGCTTATGTGACGGTTGCCATTGGCTGCACTGGGGGCCATCACCGCTCCGTCTACCTGACTGAACGTCTGGGTCAGGCCCTGCAACAATCCCTGAAGAACGTCCAGGTCCGCCACCGCGACCTCAGCTAA
- a CDS encoding RNA polymerase factor sigma-54 → MKPSLVLRMGQQLTMTPQLQQAIRLLQLSTLDLQQEIQEALESNPMLERQEEGDDFDNADPLADKAEQLPNADVSEPSYQETAPTVDNLEEGDWNERIPNELPVDTAWEDVYQTSASSLPSNDDDEWDFTTRTSAGESLQSHLLWQLNLAPMSDTDRLIAVTLIDCINNQGYLDETLDEILEAFDPELDIELDEIEAVLHRIQQFEPAGIGARNLSECLLLQLRQLPAKTPWLAEAKRLVSDYIDLLGSRDYSQLMRRMKLKEDELRQVIELVQSLNPRPGSQIESSEAEYVVPDVIVRKDNERWLVELNQESVPRLRVNAQYAGFVRRADTSADNTFMRNQLQEARWFIKSLQSRNETLMKVATQIVEHQRGFLEYGDEAMKPLVLHDIAEAVGMHESTISRVTTQKFMHTPRGIYELKYFFSSHVSTSEGGECSSTAIRAIIKKLVAAENQKKPLSDSKIAGLLEAQGIQVARRTVAKYRESLGIAPSSERKRLM, encoded by the coding sequence ATGAAACCATCGCTAGTCTTGAGAATGGGCCAGCAGCTGACGATGACACCTCAGCTGCAACAGGCCATCCGCCTGCTCCAATTGTCGACCCTGGACCTGCAACAGGAAATCCAGGAGGCCCTGGAGTCCAATCCGATGCTCGAACGCCAGGAAGAAGGCGACGACTTCGATAACGCCGACCCCTTGGCCGACAAAGCCGAACAACTCCCCAACGCCGATGTTTCGGAACCGTCCTATCAGGAAACCGCGCCAACCGTGGACAACCTTGAGGAAGGCGACTGGAACGAGCGCATTCCCAACGAGCTGCCCGTCGACACGGCGTGGGAAGACGTCTACCAGACCAGCGCCAGCAGCCTGCCGAGCAACGATGACGACGAGTGGGATTTCACTACCCGCACATCGGCCGGCGAAAGCCTGCAAAGCCATCTGCTCTGGCAACTCAATCTGGCGCCGATGTCCGACACCGATCGGCTGATCGCCGTGACTCTGATCGATTGCATCAACAATCAGGGTTACCTCGACGAAACCCTCGATGAAATCCTCGAAGCCTTCGATCCGGAACTGGACATCGAGCTCGACGAGATCGAAGCCGTTCTGCACCGTATCCAGCAATTCGAACCGGCCGGCATCGGCGCTCGCAACCTGAGCGAATGCCTGCTGCTGCAATTGCGCCAACTCCCGGCCAAGACGCCTTGGCTGGCCGAGGCCAAGCGTCTGGTCAGCGATTACATCGACTTGCTCGGCAGCCGCGATTACAGCCAGTTGATGCGCCGCATGAAGCTCAAGGAAGACGAACTGCGCCAAGTCATCGAACTGGTGCAGAGCCTGAATCCGCGTCCGGGCTCGCAGATCGAGTCCAGCGAAGCCGAATACGTGGTTCCCGACGTGATCGTGCGCAAGGACAACGAGCGCTGGCTGGTGGAGCTGAACCAGGAATCGGTGCCACGCCTGCGGGTCAACGCCCAGTACGCCGGGTTTGTCCGCCGCGCCGACACCAGCGCCGACAACACTTTCATGCGCAATCAGTTGCAGGAAGCGCGCTGGTTCATCAAGAGCCTGCAAAGCCGCAACGAAACCCTGATGAAAGTTGCCACGCAGATCGTCGAGCATCAGCGCGGTTTTCTGGAATACGGCGACGAAGCGATGAAACCGCTGGTACTGCACGACATCGCCGAGGCGGTGGGCATGCACGAGTCAACGATTTCGCGGGTGACCACGCAGAAGTTCATGCATACCCCACGGGGCATATATGAGCTGAAATACTTTTTCTCCAGCCACGTCAGCACCTCCGAAGGCGGCGAATGCTCGTCCACGGCGATCCGCGCGATCATCAAAAAACTGGTTGCCGCGGAAAATCAGAAAAAGCCGTTGAGTGACAGCAAGATCGCTGGTTTACTGGAGGCACAAGGCATTCAGGTGGCTCGCCGCACCGTCGCCAAGTACCGCGAATCCTTGGGAATCGCGCCTTCGAGCGAACGCAAGCGGTTGATGTAA
- a CDS encoding ZIP family metal transporter, which produces MGTETLAIGSGRMFRYALGSLLLLAGMTLLVAQGLVWLNLEPKLLRALQGGALCALGTALGAVPVLVIRRMPQALSDTLLGFGAGVMLAATAFSLIVPGIAAAESLGLTPWASSGLISFGIMLGALGLFLVDRKVSGASPQLLVGTLERPVIPPRIWLFVFAIIAHNIPEGMAVGVSAGGGMPDADSLAMGIALQDVPEGLVIALVLAGAGMSRVKSFLIGAASGLVEPVFALLCAWLVSLAELLLPLGLALAAGAMLLVVTHEVIPESRRHGHEKLASLGLLIGFCLMMVMDTALA; this is translated from the coding sequence ATGGGCACTGAAACACTGGCGATCGGAAGTGGGCGTATGTTTCGTTACGCATTGGGATCGCTGTTACTGCTGGCGGGTATGACGCTGTTGGTTGCCCAAGGCCTGGTGTGGCTCAACCTTGAGCCCAAGCTGTTGCGCGCCCTGCAGGGCGGGGCGCTCTGCGCTTTGGGCACGGCGTTGGGGGCGGTGCCGGTGTTGGTCATCCGCCGCATGCCTCAGGCACTCAGCGATACCTTGCTGGGTTTCGGTGCCGGGGTGATGCTCGCGGCGACGGCGTTTTCGCTGATCGTCCCGGGCATTGCTGCAGCCGAAAGCCTGGGGCTGACGCCTTGGGCCTCCAGCGGCCTGATCAGCTTTGGCATCATGCTCGGCGCTTTGGGGTTGTTTCTGGTGGACCGCAAGGTTTCCGGGGCCAGCCCGCAATTGCTGGTCGGCACGCTGGAGCGTCCGGTGATCCCGCCGCGCATCTGGCTGTTTGTCTTCGCGATCATTGCGCACAACATTCCCGAAGGCATGGCCGTGGGCGTTTCCGCCGGTGGCGGCATGCCGGATGCTGACAGCCTGGCGATGGGCATTGCGTTGCAGGATGTGCCGGAAGGTCTGGTCATCGCGCTAGTGTTGGCCGGGGCAGGGATGTCGCGGGTCAAGTCGTTCCTGATCGGCGCGGCGTCGGGGCTGGTGGAACCGGTGTTCGCGCTGCTGTGCGCGTGGCTGGTGAGCCTGGCCGAACTGCTATTGCCGTTGGGTCTGGCACTGGCGGCGGGGGCGATGTTGCTGGTGGTGACGCACGAAGTGATCCCGGAATCGCGACGTCATGGTCACGAGAAACTCGCCAGTCTGGGATTGTTGATCGGGTTTTGTCTGATGATGGTGATGGATACGGCGCTGGCTTAG
- the lptC gene encoding LPS export ABC transporter periplasmic protein LptC: MLSKKFRKFLVFGCIAAIFAAVGYWNISPERFLDKPVVKVDESAIDYYAINAHTVQFLPDGTLQYDLTSDKVEHLKATDVSLLTNPDLNMYRGTEFPWHVTSLRGEVNSDGTQVELIDNVRIARTDQQNRNLIVTSTRMTVFPQQQYAQTDQPVRIDGAGGVSTGNGMKAYLKESRIHLQSNVRGQYEAR; this comes from the coding sequence ATGCTGAGCAAAAAGTTTCGCAAATTTCTGGTGTTCGGCTGCATCGCGGCGATATTCGCGGCGGTCGGCTACTGGAACATCAGCCCGGAACGCTTCCTCGACAAGCCGGTGGTGAAAGTCGACGAAAGCGCGATCGACTATTACGCGATCAACGCCCACACCGTGCAGTTTCTGCCGGACGGCACCTTGCAATACGATCTGACGTCCGACAAGGTCGAACACCTGAAGGCAACTGACGTGTCGCTGCTGACCAATCCGGACTTGAACATGTACCGCGGCACCGAGTTTCCGTGGCATGTCACCAGCCTGCGCGGCGAAGTGAATTCGGACGGCACTCAGGTCGAGCTGATCGACAATGTACGCATCGCTCGCACCGACCAGCAGAACCGCAACTTGATCGTCACCAGCACCCGAATGACAGTGTTCCCGCAGCAGCAATATGCGCAGACCGATCAACCCGTTAGAATCGACGGCGCTGGTGGTGTGTCGACTGGTAACGGAATGAAAGCGTATTTGAAAGAAAGCAGGATACACCTGCAATCTAACGTAAGAGGACAGTATGAGGCTCGTTAA
- the lptA gene encoding lipopolysaccharide transport periplasmic protein LptA yields the protein MRLVKTLPILLSLGAALGSVSAWALPNDQEQPIRIQADDAQLDDKNGVATYTGDVIITQGSMKVTGNKVTITRTSAGEIDRVNSVGNLAYFEQLQTAGDTKPVQGYGVTIDYYAQANRVVLTDRAKVIDKDNNVTQGEKIVYDTVKKLASAGRAKGTKLSTPQPRIDMMIQPKKKTDGQKAN from the coding sequence ATGAGGCTCGTTAAAACCCTCCCTATTTTGCTCAGTCTGGGCGCAGCACTGGGAAGCGTGAGCGCCTGGGCTCTGCCGAATGATCAAGAGCAGCCTATTCGCATTCAGGCAGACGATGCCCAACTGGACGACAAGAATGGCGTTGCCACCTATACCGGCGACGTGATCATCACCCAGGGTTCGATGAAGGTCACCGGCAACAAAGTGACCATCACCCGCACCTCGGCCGGTGAAATCGACCGCGTCAACTCGGTCGGCAACCTGGCTTATTTCGAGCAGTTGCAGACCGCGGGCGACACCAAGCCAGTGCAGGGCTACGGCGTCACCATCGATTACTACGCGCAGGCAAATCGGGTAGTACTGACCGATCGCGCGAAAGTCATCGACAAGGACAACAACGTCACTCAGGGCGAGAAAATCGTCTATGACACGGTGAAAAAACTGGCGAGCGCCGGTCGTGCCAAAGGCACCAAGCTGAGCACTCCTCAGCCGCGCATCGACATGATGATCCAGCCGAAAAAGAAAACTGACGGGCAAAAGGCCAACTGA
- a CDS encoding KpsF/GutQ family sugar-phosphate isomerase, with translation MSQTSDLIQSAQRTIRLELEAVQGLLPHIDADFVRACEMILASKGRVVVLGMGKSGHIGNKIAATLASTGTTAFFVHPAEASHGDMGMITRDDIILALSNSGSTNEIVTLLPLIKRQGIKLISMTGNPNSPLSKAAEINLNVHVEHEACPLNLAPTSSTTAALVMGDALAVALLEARGFTAEDFAFSHPGGALGRRLLLKVETVMHAGAELPLVPRGTLLKDALMEMTRKGLGMTAIVEADGKLAGIFTDGDLRRTLDRTIDIHHTTIDEVMTVHGKTARADMLAAEALKIMEDHRINALVVVDKEDRPVGAFNLSDLLRAGVM, from the coding sequence ATGAGCCAAACCAGCGACCTGATTCAATCGGCACAACGCACCATCCGCCTCGAACTGGAAGCCGTACAAGGCTTGCTGCCCCACATCGACGCTGATTTTGTACGCGCTTGCGAGATGATTCTGGCCAGCAAGGGCCGCGTGGTTGTGCTCGGCATGGGCAAGTCCGGGCACATCGGCAACAAGATTGCCGCGACCCTGGCGAGCACCGGCACCACGGCTTTTTTCGTGCACCCGGCCGAAGCCAGTCACGGCGACATGGGCATGATCACCCGCGACGACATCATCCTGGCGCTGTCGAACTCCGGCTCGACCAATGAAATCGTGACCCTGCTGCCGCTGATCAAGCGCCAGGGCATCAAGCTGATCAGCATGACCGGCAATCCGAATTCGCCGCTGTCCAAGGCTGCCGAGATCAATCTGAACGTGCACGTCGAGCATGAAGCCTGCCCGCTGAACCTGGCGCCGACCTCCTCGACCACCGCCGCACTGGTAATGGGCGACGCATTGGCCGTGGCGCTGCTGGAAGCTCGTGGCTTTACCGCCGAAGATTTTGCCTTTTCGCATCCCGGCGGTGCGCTGGGCCGACGCCTGTTGCTCAAGGTCGAAACCGTGATGCACGCCGGCGCCGAGCTGCCGCTGGTGCCTCGCGGCACGCTGCTCAAGGACGCCTTGATGGAAATGACCCGCAAGGGTCTGGGCATGACCGCAATAGTAGAAGCCGATGGCAAACTGGCGGGGATCTTCACTGACGGCGACTTGCGCCGCACCCTCGACCGCACCATCGACATCCACCACACCACCATCGACGAAGTCATGACCGTTCACGGCAAGACCGCCCGGGCCGACATGCTGGCAGCCGAAGCCCTGAAAATCATGGAAGACCATCGAATCAACGCACTGGTAGTCGTCGACAAGGAAGACCGCCCGGTAGGCGCCTTCAACCTGTCCGACCTGCTGCGTGCAGGAGTAATGTGA
- the hpf gene encoding ribosome hibernation-promoting factor, HPF/YfiA family, whose amino-acid sequence MQVNISGHQLEVTEPLRIYINEKLERLERHFDKITNVQVTMCVEKLKQKIEATLHIPGGEVVANAEHTDMYAAIDLLTDKLDRQLKKHKEKTQSLLQGATGR is encoded by the coding sequence ATGCAAGTCAACATCAGTGGACACCAACTGGAAGTGACCGAACCTCTGCGCATCTACATCAACGAGAAACTCGAACGATTAGAGAGGCATTTCGACAAGATCACCAACGTGCAAGTCACGATGTGCGTCGAGAAGCTCAAGCAGAAAATCGAAGCCACGCTGCATATTCCCGGCGGAGAAGTAGTCGCTAATGCTGAACATACCGATATGTATGCCGCCATTGACCTGCTGACCGACAAGCTGGATCGCCAACTCAAAAAGCATAAGGAAAAGACCCAAAGCCTCCTCCAGGGCGCAACCGGTCGTTAA
- the ptsN gene encoding PTS IIA-like nitrogen regulatory protein PtsN, giving the protein MIRLESILTPGRSLVNVPGGSKKKALEQIANLIAREVPDLEMQVVFEALIAREKLGSTGFGNGIAIPHCRLKGCTSPISALMHLDAPIDFDAIDGAPVDLLFVLLVPQAATDAHLELLRQIASMLDRKEVREKLRSAPSNEALYQVVLDEQNGH; this is encoded by the coding sequence ATGATCCGACTTGAAAGTATCCTGACCCCCGGCCGTTCCCTCGTGAACGTGCCGGGCGGCAGTAAAAAGAAAGCCCTCGAACAAATTGCCAACCTGATCGCCCGGGAAGTCCCGGATCTGGAGATGCAAGTTGTCTTCGAGGCATTGATTGCCCGTGAAAAACTCGGTTCTACCGGTTTTGGCAACGGCATCGCGATTCCTCATTGCCGCCTGAAGGGCTGCACGTCCCCTATCAGTGCGCTGATGCACCTTGATGCGCCCATCGATTTCGACGCCATTGACGGCGCCCCGGTTGACCTGCTGTTTGTATTGCTGGTCCCGCAGGCTGCCACCGATGCGCACCTGGAGCTGCTGCGCCAGATCGCCAGCATGCTCGACCGCAAGGAAGTCCGCGAAAAACTGCGCAGTGCTCCGAGCAACGAAGCCTTGTATCAGGTCGTCCTGGACGAGCAGAACGGTCACTAA
- a CDS encoding KdsC family phosphatase gives MSNDLLQRGKNIKLAIFDVDGVLTDGRLYFLEDGSEFKTFNTLDGQGIKMLMAAGVQTAIISGRKTPVVERRAKNLGIPHLYQGREDKLVVLDELLGQLNLSYEQVAYLGDDLPDLPVIRRVGLGMAVANAASFVREHAHGITVARGGEGAAREFCELILRAQGRLDAANGAYL, from the coding sequence ATGAGCAACGACCTGCTGCAACGCGGCAAGAACATCAAACTGGCGATTTTCGATGTCGACGGCGTCCTCACCGACGGGCGTCTGTACTTCCTCGAAGACGGCAGTGAATTCAAGACTTTCAACACCCTCGACGGCCAAGGCATCAAGATGTTGATGGCAGCCGGCGTGCAGACCGCTATCATCAGCGGTCGCAAGACCCCGGTGGTCGAGCGGCGAGCGAAGAATCTTGGCATCCCGCACCTTTATCAGGGGCGTGAAGACAAACTGGTGGTGCTGGACGAGCTTCTCGGCCAACTCAACCTAAGCTATGAACAAGTTGCCTATCTGGGTGACGACCTGCCAGATTTGCCAGTGATCCGCCGCGTCGGGCTGGGCATGGCAGTGGCCAATGCTGCAAGCTTCGTGCGCGAACACGCTCACGGCATCACCGTGGCCCGTGGCGGCGAAGGTGCCGCCCGCGAATTCTGCGAACTGATCCTGCGCGCCCAGGGTCGCCTCGATGCGGCAAATGGCGCGTACCTGTGA
- a CDS encoding HPr family phosphocarrier protein, translating to MPALEIEIINKLGLHARASAKFVGVAGGFKDCSIRVGRTPESTVDGKSIMAMMMLAAGKGTKIHLITEGEQEKEALDALKELINNYFGEGE from the coding sequence ATGCCTGCTCTGGAAATTGAAATCATCAACAAACTGGGCCTGCACGCCCGCGCTTCTGCGAAATTCGTCGGGGTTGCCGGTGGATTCAAGGATTGCTCGATCAGGGTTGGACGCACACCGGAATCCACGGTCGATGGCAAAAGCATCATGGCGATGATGATGCTCGCGGCCGGCAAAGGCACCAAAATCCACCTAATTACCGAAGGCGAGCAGGAAAAGGAAGCGCTGGACGCTTTAAAGGAATTAATCAACAACTACTTCGGCGAAGGCGAGTAA
- a CDS encoding superoxide dismutase, which produces MAFTLPALPYAYDALEPHIDAQTMEIHYTKHHQTYINNLNAAVEGTEFAEWSVEKLVASVQQLPEKLRAAVINQGGGHANHSLFWEVMAPNAGGKPDGALAKAIDEQLGGLDSFKEAFTKAALTRFGSGWAWLSVTPQKTLVVESSGNQDSPLMNGNTPILGLDVWEHAYYLRYQNRRPEYINAFYNVINWPEVAARYQAALV; this is translated from the coding sequence ATGGCTTTTACCTTGCCTGCCTTGCCCTACGCCTACGATGCCCTGGAACCGCATATCGATGCGCAGACCATGGAAATCCACTACACCAAACATCACCAGACTTACATCAACAACCTCAACGCCGCTGTCGAAGGCACCGAGTTTGCCGAATGGTCGGTGGAAAAACTGGTCGCCAGCGTCCAGCAACTGCCGGAAAAACTCCGCGCTGCGGTGATCAATCAGGGCGGCGGTCATGCCAACCATTCGTTGTTCTGGGAAGTCATGGCGCCCAACGCCGGCGGCAAACCCGACGGCGCGCTGGCCAAGGCGATTGATGAGCAACTGGGCGGCCTCGACAGCTTCAAGGAAGCCTTCACCAAAGCTGCACTGACGCGTTTTGGCAGTGGCTGGGCGTGGTTGAGCGTTACCCCGCAAAAGACTCTCGTTGTCGAAAGCAGCGGTAATCAGGACAGCCCGCTGATGAATGGCAACACGCCGATCCTCGGCCTCGACGTCTGGGAACACGCCTATTACCTGCGTTACCAGAACCGTCGCCCGGAATACATCAATGCGTTCTACAACGTGATTAATTGGCCCGAAGTTGCAGCGCGCTATCAGGCAGCGCTGGTTTAA
- the lptB gene encoding LPS export ABC transporter ATP-binding protein — protein MATLKAQHLAKSYKSRQVVRDVSLSIDSGQIVGLLGPNGAGKTTCFYMIVGLVQADQGRVLIDDLDVSHQPMHGRAKAGIGYLPQEASIFRKLSVADNIMAILETRKELDKAGRRKELESLLQEFHIHHIRDNLGMSLSGGERRRVEIARALATNPKFILLDEPFAGVDPISVGDIKQIIHHLKAKGIGVLITDHNVRETLDICETAYIVNDGQLIAEGDSATILANELVKEVYLGHEFRL, from the coding sequence ATGGCAACTCTGAAAGCTCAGCATCTGGCCAAGAGCTACAAGAGCCGCCAGGTTGTGCGTGACGTCAGCCTGTCGATCGACAGCGGCCAGATCGTCGGCCTGCTCGGCCCGAACGGTGCCGGCAAGACCACGTGCTTCTACATGATCGTTGGGCTGGTGCAGGCCGATCAGGGTCGCGTACTGATCGACGATCTGGACGTCAGCCACCAGCCAATGCACGGTCGTGCAAAGGCCGGTATCGGCTATCTTCCGCAGGAAGCATCGATCTTCCGCAAACTGTCAGTCGCCGACAACATCATGGCCATTCTCGAAACCCGCAAGGAGCTCGACAAGGCCGGTCGCCGCAAGGAACTGGAAAGCCTGCTGCAGGAATTCCACATCCACCACATCCGCGACAACCTCGGCATGAGCCTGTCCGGTGGTGAACGCCGCCGAGTGGAAATCGCTCGTGCACTGGCGACCAACCCGAAATTCATCTTGCTCGACGAACCTTTCGCCGGCGTGGACCCGATTTCGGTCGGCGACATCAAGCAGATCATCCACCACCTCAAGGCCAAAGGCATTGGCGTGCTGATCACGGACCACAACGTTCGTGAAACCCTGGATATCTGTGAAACCGCCTACATCGTCAACGATGGCCAACTGATCGCCGAAGGTGACTCCGCTACCATCCTGGCCAACGAACTGGTCAAGGAAGTGTATCTGGGCCACGAGTTCCGCCTGTAA